The Astyanax mexicanus isolate ESR-SI-001 chromosome 12, AstMex3_surface, whole genome shotgun sequence genome window below encodes:
- the LOC103047456 gene encoding uncharacterized protein LOC103047456 yields MQVYHAVILWMFLKLTFLTISWACRSAEYEINRECCPMCPAGERVYSHCSEDSSTTCVNCTRHTYTDVPNGLIKCLPCTVCDEGSGLRIKRECNKKANALCEPLAGYYCTDLQENNCRKARKHSTCLPGQFIYQNGTELADNVCQDCPESTYSNSSLTFCRPHTHCELMGMITVSVGTKTADSKCSNLRSRLYSIIFISGLLILSVALIIICTVRRRRTEDEQRYKSPSQCEQGNRSLPQCEQSDPERVNDPVQSGQSSGIYVSTGGNINITSTNVQINICHSPCSVTQSAECLKPHWVCFLGTHVQKHCSEKTTTSCAPCPESTYTAEPNGLLQCNACSVCDPALGLRVNKTCTQSSDTVCEPQEGFYCTAYRSGGCIQAAEHTKCSPGEYIKQPGTAAEDTYCVECGDGFYSDGTFRSCRLHSWCEASGLTEVQPGTHQSDVVCEFKLSYVAKVGLSAGMPMAVLVVVGVVVLVLCCNKKSKTVQPTVHRVREEPRQVWFRHVAIKMNISKVHGDDAPPSSEKC; encoded by the exons ATGCAGGTTTATCATGCTGTGATCTTGTGGATGTTTCTGAAACTCACGTTCCTGACGATCTCCTGGGCGTGTAGGAGTGCGGAGTATGAAATTAATCGAGAATGCTGTCCGATGTGTCCTGCAG GAGAGCGTGTGTACAGCCACTGTTCAGAGGACTCCAGTACTACATGTGTAAACTGTACTCGCCACACCTACACTGACGTTCCCAACGGACTGATAAAGTGCCTCCCCTGCACTGTGTGTGATGAGG GTAGTGGATTAAGAATAAAGCGAGAGTGTAATAAAAAAGCGAATGCGCTGTGTGAACCTCTGGCTGGGTATTATTGTACAGATCTTCAGGAAAACAACTGCAGAAAAGCCAGGAAACACTCCACGTGCCTTCCTGGACAATTTATCTACCAAAACG ggACTGAGCTTGCAGATAACGTATGCCAGGACTGCCCAGAGTCTACATACTCAAACAGCTCTTTAACATTCTGCAGACCCCACACACA CTGTGAGTTGATGGGGATGATAACGGTCTCAGTGGGAACGAAGACTGCAGATTCTAAATGCAGTAATCTACGCTCTCGTCTTTACTCCATAATCTTTATATCaggattattaatattatctgtGGCTTTAATCATCATTTGTacagtaagaagaagaagaactgaaGATGAACAGAGATATAAATCACCCTCACAGTGTGAACAGGGGAATAGATCACTCCCACAGTGTGAACAGAGTGATCCGGAGAGAGTGAACGACCCTGTCCAATCAGGACAGAGCTCAGGGATTTATGTGTCTACAGGGGGCAATATTAACATTACATCAACCAATGTACAGATCAATATTTGTCATTCTCCGTGTTCAGTTACTCAGAGTGCTGAATGTCTGAAACCTCa CTGGGTGTGTTTTTTAGGAACCCATGTTCAAAAGCACTGCAGTGAAAAAACCACCACTTCCTGTGCTCCATGTCCTGAATCCACCTACACTGCTGAACCCAACGGCCTCCTGCAGTGCAACGCATGTTCAGTGTGTGACCcgg CTCTGGGTTTGCGAGTAAATAAGACCTGCACTCAGTCCTCAGACACAGTGTGTGAACCACAAGAGGGATTCTACTGTACTGCTTACAGATCAGGAGGCTGCATACAAGCAGCTGAACACACCAAATGTAGCCCTGGAGAATACATAAAGCAGCCCG gAACAGCAGCTGAAGATACTTATTGTGTTGAATGTGGTGATGGTTTTTACTCAGACGGCACATTTAGAAGCTGCAGGCTACATTCATG GTGTGAGGCTTCGGGACTTACAGAGGTACAGCCAGGAACTCATCAGTCTGATGTTGTGTGTGAGTTTAAACTCTCTTATGTAGCGAAGGTCGGATTGTCTGCGGGAATGCCTATGGCAGTTTTAGTCGTAGTGGGAGTAGTGGTGTTGGTTCTGTGTTGTAACAAGAAGAGCAAGACTGTTCAGCCCACAG tccaTAGGGTTAGGGAGGAGCCAAGACAG GTGTGGTTCAGACATGTCGCCATAAAAATGAACATTAGTAAAGTTCATGGGGATGATGCTCCGCCCAGCAGTGAGAAGTGCTGA